From Chryseobacterium sp. IHB B 17019, one genomic window encodes:
- the fahA gene encoding fumarylacetoacetase, with the protein MKSFVEYSADSDFSIHNIPFGVAVFNKEYIGCCTRIGDQIIDLATLYDLSYFEDIEGLDDNVFEAYTLNEFIELGKPVTNAVRLKIQELLQEGSILSKDEKTIEDAFYDLDEVKMMMPVHIPNYTDFYSSIEHATNVGKMFRDPANALLPNWKHLPVGYHGRASSIVVSGTEINRPKGQTKPADVEKPIFGTSKQLDFELEMAFIINKNTEMGESISTKEAEDAIFGMVVFNDWSARDIQSWEYVPLGPFLGKNFGSSISPWVVTLEALEPFRTASPTQEPEVLDYLKFEGDKNYDINLEVYLQPENGDQNLISESNYKFMYWNMAQQLAHHTVNGCNVEVGDLYASGTISGSDPKSFGSMLELTWRGQNPIKLSNGQERKFIDDNDTVTMKAWAEKDGVRVGFGEVSGKIIPAI; encoded by the coding sequence ATGAAGTCATTTGTAGAGTATTCAGCAGATTCGGATTTTTCTATCCATAATATTCCGTTTGGAGTAGCAGTTTTCAACAAAGAATATATCGGATGCTGTACAAGAATCGGAGATCAGATTATTGATCTTGCAACATTATACGATTTAAGTTATTTTGAAGATATTGAAGGCTTGGACGACAATGTTTTTGAAGCTTATACCTTAAACGAATTTATCGAGCTGGGAAAACCTGTAACCAATGCCGTTCGTCTAAAAATTCAGGAATTATTACAGGAAGGTTCAATCTTGTCTAAAGATGAGAAAACCATTGAGGATGCTTTCTATGACTTGGATGAAGTAAAAATGATGATGCCTGTTCACATCCCGAATTATACGGATTTCTACAGCAGCATCGAGCACGCAACCAATGTCGGAAAAATGTTTAGAGATCCTGCCAATGCATTGCTGCCCAACTGGAAGCATTTACCTGTAGGATACCACGGAAGAGCTTCATCCATCGTGGTTTCAGGAACTGAGATCAACCGTCCGAAAGGCCAGACAAAGCCTGCAGATGTAGAAAAACCGATCTTTGGAACTTCAAAACAATTGGATTTTGAACTGGAAATGGCTTTTATTATCAATAAAAATACCGAAATGGGTGAAAGTATTTCAACAAAAGAAGCCGAAGACGCAATTTTCGGAATGGTAGTTTTCAATGACTGGTCTGCAAGAGATATCCAGTCTTGGGAATATGTTCCGTTGGGGCCGTTTTTAGGTAAAAATTTCGGTTCGTCGATTTCGCCTTGGGTTGTTACGCTGGAAGCTTTGGAGCCATTCAGAACAGCTTCTCCTACACAGGAACCCGAAGTTTTAGATTATTTGAAATTTGAAGGCGATAAAAATTATGATATTAATTTAGAAGTTTATTTACAGCCGGAAAATGGTGATCAAAATTTAATTTCTGAAAGCAATTATAAGTTCATGTACTGGAATATGGCTCAGCAATTGGCTCATCATACGGTAAATGGCTGCAACGTGGAAGTTGGTGATTTATACGCAAGTGGAACGATTTCAGGAAGCGATCCAAAATCTTTCGGTTCTATGCTTGAGCTGACGTGGAGAGGACAAAACCCAATAAAATTAAGCAACGGACAGGAAAGAAAATTCATCGATGATAATGATACCGTGACCATGAAAGCGTGGGCTGAAAAAGATGGTGTGAGAGTAGGTTTCGGTGAAGTGAGCGGAAAAATTATTCCTGCGATTTAA
- a CDS encoding homogentisate 1,2-dioxygenase: MSYHQSGKIPQKRHTIFKSPEDKFYYEQLFGTEGFHGISSLLYHIHRPTQIKSIGEPKDVTPKIAVDKNVTPRMFKGMNVTPEDDFMDSRKFLMVNNDLKMGLAKPRKSMDYFYKNAECDELLFVHQGSGILKTFVGDLDFFVGDYLIIPRGTIYQVELHSDDTVFFVLESHSPIYTPKRYRNEFGQLLEHSPFCERDIIAPTFKEPKDEKGEFLIKVKKENQITDFIYATHPFDVVGWDGYFYPYKFNIKNFEPITGRIHQPPPVHQNFEGHNFVVCSFCARMYDYHPLAIPAPYNHSNIDSDEVLFYTEGDFMSRNHIDLMDFTLHPGGIVHGPHPGAMERSIGKKFTEEYAVMVDPFRPLKITEEALKVEDPSYKTSWLEEQDKTMEDRSQE, translated from the coding sequence ATGAGCTATCATCAGTCGGGAAAAATCCCTCAAAAAAGACATACTATATTTAAGTCTCCGGAAGATAAATTTTACTATGAACAGCTTTTCGGGACGGAAGGTTTTCATGGAATTTCATCTTTGCTATATCATATTCATCGTCCGACCCAGATAAAATCGATCGGCGAACCAAAAGATGTTACCCCAAAAATTGCGGTTGATAAAAACGTTACGCCAAGAATGTTTAAAGGAATGAATGTCACTCCCGAGGACGATTTTATGGACAGCCGAAAGTTTTTAATGGTCAACAACGACCTGAAAATGGGATTGGCCAAGCCAAGAAAATCAATGGATTATTTTTACAAAAATGCAGAATGTGACGAACTTTTATTCGTTCATCAGGGAAGCGGAATTTTGAAAACTTTTGTAGGAGATCTTGATTTTTTTGTTGGTGATTATCTGATTATTCCTCGAGGGACAATTTATCAGGTGGAATTGCATTCCGATGATACCGTTTTCTTCGTATTGGAAAGTCATTCCCCGATTTACACTCCAAAAAGATATAGAAATGAATTCGGGCAATTGCTGGAACATTCGCCGTTCTGCGAAAGAGATATTATCGCTCCGACATTTAAGGAACCTAAAGACGAAAAAGGAGAATTTTTAATTAAGGTAAAAAAAGAAAATCAGATCACGGATTTCATATACGCAACGCATCCGTTCGATGTTGTCGGCTGGGACGGCTATTTTTATCCATATAAATTTAATATCAAAAATTTCGAGCCGATTACGGGTAGAATTCACCAACCGCCACCAGTTCACCAGAATTTTGAGGGGCATAATTTCGTGGTTTGTTCGTTCTGTGCAAGAATGTACGATTATCATCCGTTGGCAATTCCTGCACCTTACAACCATTCAAATATTGATTCTGATGAGGTTTTATTCTATACGGAAGGAGATTTTATGAGCCGTAATCATATTGATTTAATGGACTTTACCCTCCACCCCGGAGGAATCGTTCACGGACCTCATCCAGGCGCAATGGAAAGAAGTATCGGTAAAAAATTCACGGAGGAATATGCCGTAATGGTTGATCCTTTCCGTCCTTTGAAAATTACTGAAGAAGCCTTGAAAGTAGAAGATCCTTCCTACAAAACTTCCTGGTTGGAAGAGCAGGATAAAACAATGGAAGACCGTTCTCAGGAATAA
- a CDS encoding alpha/beta hydrolase has product MKSFNNSIIYRFSINLFFVLFLGLFNLSYSQNQIEPEAQKSVLLPERTMFSENIIYKTDQQGKSILLDLYKPKKASSEKLPVVIYVHGGGWVQGDKIIRADSYIENTILKLIEKNYAVISIDYTLVSETVHFPSPIEDTKDAVKWVRKNADKYNFDQNNIGLFGASAGAHLSMLAAYTNDNEFVGNPELSPYSAKVNYVISNFGPTDLNKLLHTRAGKIPVFFIGLFAKNIVDLREKIVTGMSGYDIKKDKRKVIEYFKTISPLTYVDNGISTLIVQGDKDKVVPMKQSKKLHRKLKKENIQNSLTIVEDGLHGFRSTDKKHLDRITDEMVNFVVSQKK; this is encoded by the coding sequence ATGAAATCATTTAATAACAGCATAATTTACAGGTTTTCGATCAACCTGTTTTTTGTTTTATTCTTAGGATTATTTAATCTAAGCTATTCTCAAAATCAAATCGAGCCGGAAGCACAGAAAAGTGTACTGTTACCGGAAAGAACGATGTTTTCCGAAAATATTATTTATAAAACAGACCAGCAGGGAAAATCAATATTATTAGATCTTTATAAACCTAAAAAAGCTTCTTCAGAAAAACTTCCTGTTGTCATTTACGTTCATGGAGGAGGTTGGGTGCAAGGTGACAAAATCATCAGAGCCGACAGCTATATTGAAAATACTATTTTAAAATTAATAGAAAAAAACTACGCCGTCATCAGTATTGATTATACTTTGGTAAGCGAGACAGTTCATTTCCCAAGTCCCATTGAGGATACAAAAGATGCGGTAAAATGGGTAAGAAAAAATGCGGATAAATATAATTTTGATCAGAATAATATAGGACTTTTCGGAGCTTCGGCGGGAGCACATCTCTCAATGCTGGCCGCTTATACTAATGATAATGAATTTGTGGGAAACCCAGAGCTTTCGCCATATTCTGCTAAGGTAAATTATGTCATAAGTAATTTCGGGCCGACAGATTTAAACAAACTTTTACACACCCGTGCAGGCAAAATTCCTGTTTTTTTCATTGGGCTGTTTGCCAAAAACATTGTTGATCTGAGGGAAAAAATTGTGACCGGCATGTCCGGCTATGACATTAAAAAAGACAAAAGAAAAGTGATCGAATATTTCAAAACCATCTCCCCGCTCACTTACGTTGACAACGGAATTTCTACGCTTATCGTGCAGGGAGATAAAGATAAAGTTGTTCCCATGAAACAATCTAAAAAACTTCACAGAAAGCTTAAAAAAGAAAACATACAAAACTCACTGACGATCGTAGAGGACGGCCTGCATGGCTTCAGAAGTACGGATAAGAAACATCTGGACAGAATTACCGATGAAATGGTGAATTTTGTAGTTTCCCAGAAGAAATAA
- a CDS encoding phospholipase D-like domain-containing protein, with protein MGTFYNNAVCDIYIGKSAGKKLMEEIRSAKRNVKIISPYLSPFLIKELIFLHSKGIGISLITTDGIEDFYGNYDRNINKLIIQNKHIDEEAKASRDNLIALSRTLLLTILGLSVVVLSLVFLLKEWRLFYGFVLVILLFLIRDFTVKKIKNKRIYNYTYRQLFPFKVFVSPDKKSFNRTFIHSKIYIIDNEIAYLGSLNFTGNGVKENHETRIRTTDHNAVGKIVEEVDHLFFNSNLDERNIQFWGRQLYPEPIN; from the coding sequence ATGGGAACTTTCTATAATAATGCAGTTTGCGATATCTATATCGGGAAAAGTGCAGGGAAAAAGCTAATGGAGGAAATCAGGAGCGCCAAAAGAAATGTGAAAATCATATCACCTTATCTTTCTCCTTTTCTTATTAAAGAATTGATTTTCCTGCACTCAAAAGGGATCGGTATAAGTCTGATTACCACAGATGGAATTGAAGATTTCTATGGAAATTATGATAGAAATATTAATAAGCTTATCATCCAAAACAAGCATATTGATGAAGAGGCGAAAGCATCCAGGGATAATCTTATTGCTTTGTCGCGCACATTGCTTCTTACCATATTAGGTCTGTCTGTCGTTGTACTTTCTTTAGTGTTCTTGTTGAAAGAATGGAGATTGTTTTATGGCTTTGTCCTTGTTATTTTACTTTTTTTGATAAGAGATTTTACTGTTAAGAAAATTAAAAATAAAAGAATATATAATTATACGTACAGGCAATTATTCCCTTTTAAGGTATTTGTGTCTCCCGATAAAAAATCTTTTAACAGAACTTTTATTCACAGTAAAATTTACATCATAGATAACGAAATTGCCTATCTGGGTTCCCTTAATTTTACGGGAAACGGTGTAAAAGAAAACCACGAAACAAGAATAAGGACAACCGATCATAATGCGGTAGGAAAGATTGTCGAAGAAGTTGATCATTTATTTTTTAATTCAAATTTGGACGAAAGAAATATACAGTTTTGGGGAAGACAGTTGTATCCGGAGCCAATCAACTGA
- a CDS encoding acetyl-CoA hydrolase/transferase family protein gives MHNYISAEEAIYTIKSGNRVFFHGSACTPNYLIDELARQSHRLENVEMVSITQQGNVEIAKPEYKDKFFINSLFVSTPVRDAVNSDRGDFVPVFLSEIPILFRKNILSLDVALITVSPPDKHGFCTLGTSVDVARSAVDTAKIIVAIVNPRMPRTHGDGMIHISKIHKLVWHEEELPTVDYGAKVGPEEMEVGKNVAELIDDRSTLQMGIGTIPDAVLKCLNNHKDLGVHTEMLSDGVVDLIQSDVINNKYKGYHNNKTITSFCFGTRKLYDYVDDNTVFAFNDVSAVNFPINIMRNKKMVAINSAIEIDLTGQVCADSIGTMQYSGIGGQMDFMRGAALSEDGKPIIAITSRTKKGVSRIVPFLKQGAGVVTTRGHIHYVVTEYGTAYLYGKNLRQRAQELISIAHPDDREMLGRAAYERFKH, from the coding sequence ATGCATAATTATATTAGCGCAGAAGAAGCTATTTATACGATCAAAAGCGGGAACCGCGTCTTTTTTCACGGAAGCGCGTGTACCCCAAATTATTTAATTGATGAATTAGCGAGGCAATCCCACCGTCTCGAAAATGTAGAAATGGTTTCCATTACCCAGCAGGGAAATGTGGAAATTGCAAAACCGGAATACAAAGACAAGTTTTTTATTAATTCATTGTTTGTTTCTACGCCTGTACGCGATGCGGTGAACTCTGACAGAGGTGATTTTGTGCCTGTTTTTTTAAGTGAAATTCCTATTTTATTCAGAAAAAATATTCTATCGCTGGATGTTGCTTTAATCACAGTTTCTCCACCGGACAAACATGGTTTTTGTACATTGGGGACTTCCGTTGATGTGGCCAGATCCGCCGTTGATACAGCAAAAATCATCGTTGCAATTGTTAATCCGAGAATGCCGAGAACCCACGGTGACGGGATGATCCACATCAGTAAAATCCATAAACTGGTTTGGCATGAAGAAGAGCTTCCGACGGTAGATTACGGAGCAAAAGTCGGTCCTGAAGAAATGGAGGTCGGAAAAAATGTAGCTGAATTAATTGATGATAGATCAACATTACAAATGGGTATCGGAACAATTCCGGATGCTGTTTTAAAGTGTTTAAACAATCATAAAGATCTCGGTGTACACACGGAAATGTTAAGTGACGGCGTGGTTGATTTAATTCAAAGTGATGTTATCAACAACAAATATAAAGGCTACCATAACAATAAAACCATTACCAGCTTCTGCTTCGGTACCAGGAAGTTATATGATTATGTAGATGACAATACAGTTTTCGCCTTCAATGATGTAAGTGCTGTCAATTTCCCGATCAATATCATGAGAAACAAAAAAATGGTTGCTATCAATTCTGCTATTGAAATTGATTTAACGGGACAAGTTTGTGCAGACTCCATCGGAACCATGCAGTACAGCGGGATTGGCGGTCAGATGGATTTTATGCGGGGAGCGGCTTTAAGTGAAGACGGAAAACCAATTATTGCCATCACTTCAAGAACGAAAAAAGGGGTTTCGAGAATTGTTCCTTTTCTTAAACAGGGAGCGGGGGTCGTTACTACAAGAGGTCACATACATTATGTGGTCACGGAGTATGGGACAGCTTATTTATATGGGAAAAATCTTCGTCAGAGAGCTCAGGAATTGATCAGTATTGCTCATCCTGATGATAGAGAGATGTTGGGAAGGGCTGCTTATGAGCGATTTAAACATTAA
- a CDS encoding alpha/beta hydrolase family protein, with amino-acid sequence MNIIKNQNITIPNPETRDFLADAYYPETDKKLPLIVFVHGYKGYKDWGAWNLMAEKFAEAGFFFVKFNFSHNGTTIADPNNFADLEAFGNNNYSKEVSDLDAVIEFFIKNSNVDNQKIILIGHSRGGGISIVKTFEDERINGLITLASVDTLERFPKNDAFEKWKEAGVYYVLNGRTKQEMPHYYQFYEDFEQNVHRFDVERAAEMAKAHFLIIHGTNDESVSVKNAEHLHILNPNSELFLIENANHTFGAKEPWDENNLPKDLNKVVEKSIEFINDKIVNE; translated from the coding sequence ATGAATATTATAAAAAACCAAAATATCACCATTCCAAACCCGGAAACCAGAGATTTTCTTGCAGATGCATATTATCCTGAAACAGATAAAAAATTGCCGCTGATTGTTTTTGTTCATGGATACAAGGGGTATAAAGACTGGGGAGCCTGGAATCTGATGGCTGAAAAGTTTGCCGAAGCCGGATTTTTCTTTGTCAAATTTAATTTTTCACACAATGGAACAACGATAGCCGATCCCAACAATTTTGCTGATTTAGAAGCTTTCGGAAATAATAATTATTCTAAGGAAGTTTCAGATTTAGATGCTGTAATTGAATTTTTTATTAAAAATTCCAATGTTGACAATCAGAAAATAATCTTGATCGGGCACAGTCGGGGAGGAGGAATTTCAATTGTTAAAACTTTTGAAGATGAAAGAATTAATGGTTTAATTACACTGGCGAGCGTTGATACATTGGAGCGTTTTCCTAAAAATGATGCTTTCGAAAAGTGGAAAGAAGCTGGAGTTTATTATGTTTTAAATGGAAGAACAAAACAGGAAATGCCTCATTATTACCAGTTTTATGAAGATTTTGAACAGAATGTGCATCGTTTTGATGTAGAAAGAGCCGCTGAAATGGCTAAAGCACATTTTTTAATTATTCACGGCACAAATGATGAAAGTGTGAGTGTAAAAAATGCAGAACATCTTCATATTTTAAACCCGAATTCCGAATTATTTTTAATTGAAAATGCCAATCATACATTTGGCGCAAAAGAGCCATGGGACGAGAATAATTTGCCGAAGGATTTGAACAAAGTTGTTGAGAAATCTATTGAATTTATTAATGATAAAATTGTGAATGAATAA
- a CDS encoding DUF3037 domain-containing protein: MQEDKIYEYAVIRLVPKVEREEFFNIGLILFSKKEKYIRIEFYLCPDKFRLMHSKLDYDDIIQNLESFQKIANGESDGGPIAQLEIPERFRWLTAVRSSVVQTSRPHPGKSKDLDKTFGKLFEELVL; this comes from the coding sequence ATGCAAGAGGATAAAATTTACGAATACGCTGTAATACGTTTGGTTCCGAAGGTTGAGAGAGAAGAATTTTTCAATATCGGACTGATACTGTTTTCCAAAAAAGAAAAATATATCCGGATAGAATTTTATTTGTGTCCTGATAAATTTAGATTGATGCACAGCAAATTGGATTACGATGACATTATCCAAAACCTGGAAAGTTTTCAAAAAATCGCGAATGGGGAAAGTGATGGCGGGCCTATTGCCCAACTTGAAATTCCCGAGCGTTTTCGCTGGTTGACCGCGGTAAGGAGCTCTGTTGTTCAGACTTCCAGACCTCATCCGGGAAAATCTAAGGATCTGGATAAAACGTTTGGTAAACTTTTTGAGGAGTTAGTATTATAA
- the hppD gene encoding 4-hydroxyphenylpyruvate dioxygenase, which produces MSTLTFAEKIAQAENFLPINGTDYIEFYVGNAKQAAHYYKTAFGFQSVAYAGPETGVRDRASYVLQQGKIRLVLTTGLKSDSPINEHVKKHGDGVKILALWVDDAYKAFEETTSRGGKPYLEPVTLTDENGEVRMSGIYTYGETVHMFVERKNYTGPFMPGYEKWESDYKPEEAGLLYVDHCVGNVDWNRMLPTVEWYEKVMGFVNILSFDDKQINTEYSALMSKVMSNGNGFAKFPINEPAEGKKKSQVEEYLDFYEGEGVQHIAVATRDIIHTVTQLKKRGVEFLSAPPEAYYDMVPERVGHIDEDLKKLQELGILIDHDEEGYLLQIFTKPVEDRPTLFFEIIERHGAQSFGAGNFKALFEALEREQERRGNL; this is translated from the coding sequence ATGTCAACACTTACATTTGCCGAAAAAATTGCTCAAGCAGAGAATTTTTTGCCAATCAACGGTACAGATTACATTGAGTTTTATGTAGGGAATGCTAAACAGGCTGCACATTATTACAAAACCGCTTTCGGTTTCCAGTCTGTAGCTTATGCCGGTCCTGAAACAGGAGTAAGAGACCGTGCATCGTATGTTCTTCAGCAGGGGAAAATAAGATTAGTTCTTACAACAGGACTGAAGTCTGATTCACCAATCAACGAACATGTAAAAAAACATGGTGACGGGGTAAAAATTTTGGCACTTTGGGTAGATGACGCATACAAAGCTTTCGAAGAAACTACTTCAAGAGGCGGAAAGCCTTACCTTGAGCCGGTAACTTTGACAGACGAAAACGGTGAAGTAAGAATGTCCGGAATCTATACGTACGGGGAGACTGTTCACATGTTTGTAGAAAGAAAAAATTACACTGGCCCTTTCATGCCGGGTTATGAAAAATGGGAAAGCGACTACAAGCCGGAAGAAGCCGGTTTACTATATGTAGACCACTGCGTAGGGAATGTAGATTGGAACAGAATGCTTCCGACAGTAGAATGGTACGAGAAAGTAATGGGATTTGTAAACATCCTTTCTTTTGACGACAAACAGATCAACACAGAATATTCTGCTTTGATGTCTAAAGTAATGTCAAATGGAAACGGATTTGCAAAATTCCCGATCAATGAGCCCGCAGAAGGTAAAAAGAAATCCCAGGTAGAAGAATACCTTGATTTCTACGAAGGAGAAGGCGTACAACACATCGCTGTTGCTACAAGAGATATCATCCACACCGTAACTCAGCTTAAAAAACGTGGTGTAGAATTCTTATCTGCTCCGCCTGAGGCTTATTATGATATGGTTCCTGAAAGAGTTGGTCACATTGATGAAGACCTTAAAAAACTTCAGGAATTAGGTATCCTTATCGACCATGATGAAGAAGGATATTTATTACAAATTTTTACAAAACCTGTAGAAGACCGCCCTACTCTTTTCTTTGAAATCATTGAAAGACACGGTGCACAAAGCTTCGGGGCAGGTAATTTCAAAGCATTGTTTGAAGCATTGGAAAGAGAACAGGAAAGAAGAGGAAATCTTTAA
- a CDS encoding flavin reductase family protein, whose protein sequence is MKTVIPSEITSVQLQTIMQTAVSPRPIALASTVDKDGNSNLSPFSFFNMFSTVPPILIFSPSRRVRDNTTKHTLENVHQVPEVVIGTVNFPIVQQISLASTEYGDGVNEFIKSGLTMKDADLVKPKLIEECPVNFECKVLEIKSLGDQGGAGNLVICEVQKIHIREEYLDEQGNLDQKKLDMVARLGGNWYSRNNENNLFEVPKPLVTKGIGFDFLPDQIKYSKVFTGNDLGMLANVEVLPSENCYEDENIHKEAQKLLLESKIEEAWRILVK, encoded by the coding sequence ATGAAAACAGTAATCCCATCCGAAATAACATCCGTACAACTTCAAACCATCATGCAAACGGCAGTTTCACCACGCCCGATTGCATTGGCTTCAACGGTTGATAAAGACGGCAACAGTAATTTATCGCCGTTCAGTTTTTTCAATATGTTCAGTACAGTTCCTCCGATTCTGATTTTTTCACCATCGAGAAGGGTTCGTGACAATACCACAAAGCATACCTTAGAAAATGTTCATCAGGTTCCGGAAGTGGTTATTGGAACCGTTAATTTCCCAATTGTACAGCAGATTTCTTTAGCTTCAACGGAATACGGTGATGGTGTGAATGAATTCATAAAATCTGGCCTCACAATGAAGGATGCTGATTTGGTGAAACCTAAATTAATCGAAGAATGTCCCGTTAACTTTGAATGTAAAGTATTAGAAATAAAATCTTTAGGTGATCAGGGCGGTGCAGGAAATCTGGTGATTTGTGAAGTTCAGAAAATCCACATTAGGGAAGAATATCTGGATGAACAAGGGAATTTGGATCAGAAAAAACTGGATATGGTTGCCCGTTTAGGTGGAAACTGGTATTCCAGAAACAATGAAAATAATCTTTTCGAGGTTCCGAAACCATTGGTAACCAAAGGAATCGGCTTCGATTTTCTTCCAGATCAAATCAAGTACAGCAAAGTTTTTACAGGAAATGATCTGGGAATGCTTGCCAACGTTGAGGTTTTACCTTCTGAAAATTGTTATGAAGATGAAAATATTCACAAGGAAGCTCAAAAACTATTGCTGGAAAGCAAAATTGAAGAAGCCTGGAGAATTTTGGTTAAATAA
- a CDS encoding HipA family kinase, which produces MLDLRTVTVTRYILPLREGGSLPALAEADDDFKYVLKFRGAGHGVKMLISELLGGKITEALGLMIPELVFINLDVDFGRTEADEEIQDLLKFSEGLNLGLHYLSGSIAYDPSVKIDPFLASKIVWLDAFITNIDRTFKNTNLLMWHKELWVIDNGASFYFHHSWQNFDTAAKTPFKYVKDHVLLPQATKLDEADTFAKEVLNENIFREIVNLIPEDWLHWNDADETPEEIREIYFQFLKTRLENSQIFLNEAKNARG; this is translated from the coding sequence ATGTTGGATTTAAGAACAGTAACCGTGACGCGTTACATTCTGCCCCTTCGTGAGGGAGGCTCGCTTCCGGCTTTGGCAGAGGCTGATGATGATTTTAAGTATGTTTTAAAATTTCGTGGCGCCGGTCACGGAGTGAAAATGCTCATTTCTGAATTGCTGGGCGGAAAAATCACCGAAGCATTAGGATTAATGATTCCTGAACTTGTTTTTATAAATCTGGATGTAGATTTTGGAAGAACCGAAGCTGATGAAGAAATTCAGGATTTATTGAAATTTTCAGAAGGTTTAAATTTGGGATTACATTACCTTTCAGGCTCTATCGCTTATGACCCGAGTGTGAAAATTGATCCGTTTTTAGCTTCAAAAATTGTATGGCTGGATGCATTTATCACCAATATTGACCGTACTTTTAAGAATACCAATCTGTTGATGTGGCACAAAGAATTGTGGGTAATCGACAATGGTGCCTCTTTTTACTTCCATCATTCATGGCAGAATTTTGATACAGCAGCGAAAACTCCTTTTAAATATGTAAAAGACCACGTCCTGCTGCCACAGGCGACAAAACTTGATGAGGCCGATACATTTGCTAAGGAAGTTTTAAACGAAAATATTTTCAGGGAAATTGTCAATCTGATTCCTGAAGACTGGTTACATTGGAATGATGCCGATGAAACTCCGGAAGAAATTCGTGAAATTTATTTTCAGTTTTTGAAAACACGATTAGAAAATTCTCAAATATTTTTAAACGAAGCCAAAAATGCAAGAGGATAA